DNA sequence from the Deltaproteobacteria bacterium genome:
CGGCATGATCTGCTGTCTTTATTCCATAAAGTTCAAGGCTTTCCTCAATGATCGAGCCGATGGTTTTTTGACTTCGGGCCGCTGCTGCCTTGAGGGCCATATGTCGTTCGTCAGACAGGGTTATGGTCAGTCTTGGCATGGCAACCTCCTGGTGAATTGTCACCATATCACCATACAATCATCCCAAAGGTCAAGCCGTTATTGGCCGCCACGTCGATGGCCATAGACAGAGGCAAAAAAAAACTCGCGCTCTACCAGCAGCGGGCTAAGGATCGCCATACCCTGCGGAGACAGGCCGGACGGATCGTCGCCCGGGCCAGGACGGAGGGGGATACGTATCTGGCCGAAGTCCATGAGCGGTGGTT
Encoded proteins:
- a CDS encoding CopG family transcriptional regulator gives rise to the protein MPRLTITLSDERHMALKAAAARSQKTIGSIIEESLELYGIKTADHA